The Kozakia baliensis genome includes a region encoding these proteins:
- a CDS encoding NADPH-dependent oxidoreductase codes for MNETLAALWQARYRENAPTEALAFSENATVRDLMAHRSVRAYLSEPLPAGALEIAVAAAQSAATSSNLQAWSVIAVEDPERRARLATLSGEQKHVAAAPLFLAWIADLSRLERLAQRHHTTADALDYTEAFMLATIDASLAAQNAVAAFESLGLGTVYIGGLRNHPEAVAKELNLPPRAFALFGLCVGYPDPAQPAAIKPRLPQKAVLHREGYDAAAEESLIAEYNARADSFQREQGLPSRAWSEAMVRRIAKKEGLHGREIMHESLEKLGFPLK; via the coding sequence TGAACGAAACACTCGCCGCTCTTTGGCAGGCCCGTTATCGAGAAAATGCCCCCACCGAAGCCTTAGCCTTTTCCGAGAACGCGACGGTGCGCGATTTGATGGCGCATCGCTCCGTTCGCGCTTATCTTTCCGAACCGCTTCCCGCCGGTGCACTGGAAATCGCGGTGGCAGCCGCTCAATCTGCCGCGACGTCGAGCAACCTCCAAGCCTGGAGCGTGATCGCCGTCGAAGATCCCGAGCGGCGCGCGCGTTTGGCGACACTCAGCGGAGAACAAAAACACGTCGCAGCGGCCCCACTCTTTCTGGCCTGGATCGCGGACCTTTCCCGCCTGGAACGCCTAGCGCAACGCCATCACACAACGGCGGATGCTCTGGATTATACCGAAGCCTTCATGCTGGCGACGATCGACGCATCCCTAGCCGCGCAGAACGCCGTAGCGGCATTTGAATCGCTCGGTCTCGGCACGGTCTATATCGGCGGTCTGCGCAATCACCCCGAAGCCGTCGCCAAGGAGTTGAATCTTCCACCCCGCGCTTTTGCTTTGTTCGGCCTCTGCGTCGGCTATCCCGATCCAGCGCAACCGGCCGCCATCAAGCCACGCCTGCCGCAGAAGGCCGTTTTGCACCGCGAAGGCTACGATGCTGCCGCCGAAGAATCGCTGATCGCCGAATATAACGCACGGGCCGACAGCTTCCAGCGGGAGCAAGGCCTTCCGTCACGCGCCTGGTCGGAAGCGATGGTGCGCCGCATCGCCAAGAAGGAAGGGCTGCATGGCCGTGAGATCATGCATGAAAGCCTAGAGAAGCTAGGATTCCCTCTCAAATAA
- the lldD gene encoding FMN-dependent L-lactate dehydrogenase LldD, with the protein MIISAASDYREAARRRLPPFLFHYIDGGAYAEHTMHRNVADLADLALRQRILKNVSGLSTETELFGRKMAIPAALAPVGLTGMYARRGEVQAARAAARKGIPFTLSTVSVCPIEEVQSRSPAPIWFQLYVLKDRGFMRNVLDRAKAAGIKTLIFTVDMPTPGARYRDAHSGMSGPHAPLRRYLQAVTHPHWAWDVGLWGRPHDLGNISVYRGHPTKLEDYIGWLANNFDPSISWKDLEWIRESWDGPMVIKGILDPEDAKDAVKFGADGIIVSNHGGRQLDGVLSSCRALPAIADAVKGDLKILADSGVRSGLDIARMVALGADAVLLGRAFVYALAAAGRAGVENVIDLMEKELRVAMTLTGAKSIAEIGAHTLEALSPRTK; encoded by the coding sequence ATGATTATCTCAGCCGCTTCGGATTATCGGGAAGCAGCGCGTCGCCGGCTTCCGCCATTTTTGTTTCATTACATCGATGGCGGAGCGTACGCGGAGCACACGATGCACCGCAATGTGGCCGATCTGGCTGATCTCGCGTTGCGCCAGCGCATCTTAAAGAATGTCTCCGGCCTCAGCACGGAAACCGAGTTGTTCGGACGCAAGATGGCGATTCCGGCGGCGCTGGCTCCGGTGGGGTTGACGGGTATGTATGCCCGCCGTGGCGAAGTGCAGGCGGCTCGCGCGGCGGCGCGTAAGGGTATTCCCTTTACGCTTTCCACCGTCTCCGTCTGTCCGATCGAGGAAGTGCAGAGCCGCAGCCCCGCGCCGATTTGGTTTCAGCTTTACGTGCTCAAAGATCGCGGCTTCATGCGCAACGTTCTCGACCGCGCCAAAGCCGCCGGTATCAAGACGCTCATCTTCACCGTGGATATGCCGACGCCTGGCGCGCGTTACCGCGATGCACATTCGGGTATGTCCGGCCCTCATGCGCCGCTGCGGCGTTATCTTCAGGCCGTCACGCATCCGCATTGGGCATGGGATGTGGGTCTTTGGGGACGCCCACATGATCTGGGCAATATCTCGGTCTATCGTGGTCACCCGACCAAGCTGGAAGATTATATCGGCTGGCTGGCGAATAATTTCGATCCATCCATTAGCTGGAAGGATCTGGAGTGGATTCGTGAATCCTGGGACGGCCCGATGGTTATTAAAGGCATTCTCGACCCGGAAGATGCGAAAGATGCCGTTAAATTTGGGGCAGACGGTATCATTGTCTCCAACCATGGTGGACGGCAGCTCGATGGCGTCCTGTCTAGCTGTCGCGCCTTGCCGGCCATTGCTGATGCGGTGAAGGGCGATCTGAAAATTCTTGCGGATTCCGGCGTGCGATCCGGCCTTGATATTGCGCGCATGGTCGCGCTGGGGGCGGATGCGGTGCTGCTTGGCCGCGCCTTCGTCTATGCGCTGGCGGCGGCAGGGCGCGCCGGGGTCGAGAATGTTATCGATCTCATGGAAAAAGAATTGCGCGTCGCCATGACACTGACCGGTGCCAAATCCATTGCCGAAATTGGGGCACATACCCTTGAGGCGCTGTCGCCACGCACAAAATAA
- a CDS encoding FCD domain-containing protein — MKRTTDNTALPMKNKPSSLTGPRLADRVALRLSEMIAEQGLKPGDRLPAERELSQQMGVSRSSLREAIQKLTAQNQLYARQGGGTYVRKPTINWFTQTVRMPLEPLFESDPAYGLDVLEARHGLESNAAYHAALRATPQDKARILECFERMAACHGRGDPMIEARADADFHLAIVEASHNLVLKQVVVSLYELVEVSISRSLSKLYVVPEIYDRLEGQHRDLMDAVLLGNGEQAAQAAADHLYAVKNFLAQFEEEDARQRRAKVELPKRHDIAI, encoded by the coding sequence ATGAAGCGCACGACCGACAACACGGCGCTTCCCATGAAAAACAAGCCTTCATCTTTAACGGGGCCGCGTTTGGCCGATCGTGTGGCTTTGCGTTTATCGGAGATGATTGCGGAGCAGGGGCTGAAGCCCGGCGACCGCCTTCCCGCCGAGCGCGAGCTTTCTCAGCAGATGGGCGTTTCCCGTTCCAGTTTGCGCGAGGCCATTCAGAAATTGACAGCGCAGAACCAGCTTTATGCACGGCAGGGAGGCGGCACTTATGTGCGTAAACCGACGATAAATTGGTTTACACAAACGGTTCGGATGCCGCTGGAGCCTTTGTTCGAAAGCGATCCGGCTTATGGTCTCGACGTGTTGGAAGCGCGCCATGGCCTTGAATCCAACGCGGCCTATCACGCCGCTCTGCGGGCGACGCCTCAAGATAAGGCGCGCATTTTGGAATGTTTCGAGCGGATGGCCGCCTGCCATGGACGTGGCGACCCAATGATTGAAGCGCGGGCGGATGCGGATTTTCATCTCGCGATTGTCGAGGCATCTCATAACCTCGTGCTGAAACAAGTGGTCGTTAGCCTTTACGAGCTTGTGGAAGTCAGCATCTCCCGCAGTTTAAGCAAGCTCTACGTCGTTCCTGAAATCTATGATCGGCTCGAAGGGCAGCATCGCGACCTGATGGACGCCGTCTTGCTCGGAAATGGGGAGCAAGCCGCACAAGCGGCGGCCGATCATCTTTATGCCGTGAAGAATTTTCTGGCGCAGTTTGAGGAAGAAGATGCACGGCAACGCCGCGCGAAGGTGGAACTTCCTAAACGTCACGACATCGCCATTTAG
- a CDS encoding YncE family protein, whose protein sequence is MVMSPAAAAPAQAADAVQTIPGMPPVIDPHNIYSETTAGKISPAIASDPPRIYVPNLRGNSVSVIDPASFMVVDTFKVGRSPQHVVPSWDLRTLWVTNNSEGRTDGSLTPIDPHTAKPGPEVAVDDPYNMYFTPDGKYAITVAEAHERLDFRDPHSMALLGSVEAPQCKGINHADFSIDGRYAIFTCEFGGYLAKVDTVNRQLIGYLKLSKGGMPQDILTAPDGHKFYIADMWADGVFVVDGDSFKETGFIPTGVGTHGEYPSRDGKWLYVANRGSHKVHGRRHGPGSVSVIDFATDRVVKTWTVPGGGSPDMGNVSADGKLLWLSGRFDDVVYAINTDTGAMRQIPVGAEPHGLTVWPQPGRYSVGHTGILR, encoded by the coding sequence ATGGTCATGTCCCCGGCCGCCGCCGCTCCGGCGCAAGCCGCCGACGCTGTGCAGACCATTCCCGGCATGCCGCCGGTGATCGACCCGCACAATATCTATAGCGAAACTACGGCTGGAAAAATCTCGCCTGCTATCGCCTCCGATCCACCGCGCATCTATGTGCCGAATCTGCGCGGCAATAGCGTGTCCGTCATCGATCCGGCTAGTTTCATGGTGGTCGATACGTTCAAGGTCGGTCGCAGCCCGCAGCATGTGGTTCCCAGTTGGGATCTGCGCACCCTTTGGGTCACCAACAACTCCGAAGGCCGTACTGATGGCAGCCTGACACCGATCGATCCGCATACCGCCAAACCGGGGCCGGAAGTGGCGGTGGACGATCCCTACAACATGTATTTCACGCCAGACGGCAAATACGCCATTACCGTAGCAGAAGCGCATGAACGCCTGGATTTTCGCGATCCGCACAGCATGGCGCTGCTCGGCTCGGTCGAAGCGCCGCAATGCAAAGGCATTAACCACGCTGATTTCTCCATCGATGGGCGCTACGCGATCTTCACCTGCGAATTCGGCGGCTATTTGGCGAAGGTCGATACCGTCAATCGTCAGCTGATCGGGTATCTGAAGCTTTCCAAGGGCGGCATGCCGCAGGATATTCTCACGGCGCCCGACGGCCATAAGTTCTATATCGCCGATATGTGGGCGGATGGCGTGTTCGTAGTGGATGGCGACAGCTTCAAGGAAACCGGCTTCATCCCGACCGGCGTCGGCACGCATGGCGAATATCCGAGCCGTGATGGTAAGTGGCTTTATGTGGCCAATCGCGGCTCTCATAAGGTGCATGGCCGTCGTCATGGTCCGGGAAGTGTGTCCGTCATCGATTTTGCGACGGATCGCGTGGTTAAGACTTGGACCGTTCCTGGTGGTGGCAGCCCCGATATGGGCAATGTCAGCGCGGACGGTAAGCTGCTGTGGCTATCCGGACGGTTCGACGATGTGGTTTACGCGATCAATACCGATACGGGTGCGATGCGGCAGATTCCAGTCGGTGCGGAGCCGCATGGTTTGACGGTATGGCCGCAGCCGGGCCGTTATAGTGTTGGTCACACCGGAATTTTACGTTGA
- a CDS encoding creatininase family protein — protein MINYFFIHPSCIDCPTELFCPSDVLRRLPRWVCGFALVSVGCAHAQTGNVDFARLTWPEVAAAVRSGTDTIIIPIGGTEQSGPYIAVGKHNVRAEALARRIAQGVGHTLVAPVVAYVPEGGTNPRTSHMRFPGTISIPPAAFTGLLEGAAESFHVQGFRRVVFLGDHGGYLSYLKAVTAHLNHEWHGSGQAIFLGAYYDVIGTQYAAALRARGLGAAVGKHADVSDTSLMLAVDPSMVREEALRHAALPNAAQGVYGGDPRPATAELGRIGTNMQVQAAIDALKGTR, from the coding sequence ATGATAAACTATTTCTTTATTCACCCCTCCTGCATTGATTGTCCGACCGAATTGTTTTGCCCTTCCGATGTTTTGCGGCGATTGCCCCGATGGGTCTGCGGTTTTGCGCTGGTATCTGTGGGATGCGCTCATGCGCAGACGGGAAACGTCGATTTTGCACGCCTGACCTGGCCGGAGGTAGCGGCGGCGGTGCGGAGCGGGACCGACACGATCATCATCCCGATCGGCGGGACGGAGCAAAGTGGGCCTTATATCGCGGTCGGCAAGCATAACGTCCGGGCCGAGGCGTTGGCGAGGCGCATTGCGCAAGGTGTTGGTCATACGTTGGTTGCGCCGGTCGTGGCATACGTTCCGGAGGGTGGCACGAATCCGCGCACGTCCCATATGCGCTTTCCCGGCACGATCTCTATCCCTCCGGCGGCCTTTACCGGCCTACTGGAAGGCGCGGCGGAGAGTTTTCATGTGCAGGGCTTCCGGCGCGTGGTTTTTCTCGGCGATCACGGTGGATATTTGTCTTATCTCAAAGCCGTTACCGCGCATTTGAATCATGAATGGCACGGTAGCGGACAGGCAATTTTTCTCGGTGCGTATTACGACGTGATTGGAACGCAATATGCTGCGGCGTTGCGCGCGCGAGGATTGGGCGCGGCGGTGGGGAAACATGCCGATGTGAGCGATACGTCTCTCATGTTGGCGGTAGATCCCAGCATGGTGCGCGAAGAAGCGTTGCGTCATGCGGCGCTTCCCAACGCGGCGCAGGGTGTTTATGGCGGTGATCCGCGTCCGGCCACGGCGGAACTCGGGCGGATCGGTACGAACATGCAGGTTCAGGCGGCTATCGACGCGCTAAAGGGAACGCGTTGA
- a CDS encoding DUF2721 domain-containing protein, protein MTIDPVGINAFLSPEPIDSVAHLIQVALTPVFMLSGVASLLTLFNTRLARVSDHVEDVAHRLEEVDDDKKEKERLLRHQQRLHRRIFALDNAIMLGGVGGAATCGAALALFIGSLHNSQTAAWLIFLFGAALACTVAALSAFLIDTLLAWHGLRQDGALPRAAPARK, encoded by the coding sequence ATGACGATTGATCCCGTGGGCATAAACGCTTTTCTTTCTCCTGAACCGATCGACAGCGTCGCGCATCTCATTCAAGTGGCTTTGACGCCAGTATTCATGCTTTCGGGCGTGGCATCATTGCTGACACTCTTCAACACACGTCTGGCGCGCGTTTCGGACCATGTCGAGGATGTCGCGCATCGCCTGGAAGAAGTCGATGACGACAAGAAGGAGAAAGAGCGCCTTCTGCGCCATCAGCAACGGCTGCATCGGCGTATTTTCGCGCTCGATAACGCCATCATGCTCGGTGGCGTCGGCGGCGCGGCGACATGTGGCGCGGCATTGGCGCTCTTCATCGGCAGCCTGCACAACAGCCAAACGGCGGCATGGCTCATCTTTTTGTTCGGCGCAGCACTCGCCTGCACGGTCGCGGCGCTTTCCGCCTTTCTGATCGACACGCTTTTAGCATGGCACGGGCTCCGTCAAGACGGTGCTTTGCCACGCGCGGCGCCAGCCCGAAAGTAA
- a CDS encoding ArnT family glycosyltransferase: MKLDWRHYLGLALLTFALFLPGRMSLPPLDRDEPRYMEASAQMLESGNFVDVRFLDQPRYLQPAGIYWLESGAEALFGGPHHRHVAWPYRIPSLIAVSCAVALTAYLGNLLFGGMAGLLAAGLLAVSTLMTAEGRMATIDTVLLLDILLVETALLRAFLDRQAERPTPVSTALLYWAALGCGLMLKGPVVLIPGFGTLLALATIERSIAWWSRLRPAWGWLIMLAIVLPWCIAIDVVSHGNFFSRAVGNNFLGKIGHGQQAHGSPPGFHLGVFLLAFWPGSLFAALALPAIWQRRAEPSVRFLLCWILPHWLIFEAIATKLPHYVLPTYPSIAILTAASLTRWPLQVARARWTKWLLGLYGVLWGVLGLAFVAAGTVLLWRLEHRTNTGAMIAALGALPLLLLSFRMLWQGDRTKAVLSVMASAVIVHAGLFLTVIPNLQTIQLAPRAAALFDDYRPCEDSTLVSVSYSEPSLAFLVGSNTKLLGVEAAAHYLHDNGSCALALVDRRDEDKFRAAMKELGLNVSEYGRVSGLNYSNGHQLDLGLYAPVAN, translated from the coding sequence ATGAAACTCGATTGGCGGCATTATCTCGGGCTGGCCCTGCTGACATTCGCGCTTTTTCTGCCGGGGAGGATGAGTCTACCTCCTCTGGATCGTGATGAACCGCGCTACATGGAGGCCTCGGCGCAAATGCTCGAATCGGGCAATTTCGTCGATGTGCGTTTCCTTGATCAGCCGCGTTATCTACAACCGGCAGGCATTTATTGGCTCGAATCGGGCGCTGAGGCTCTTTTCGGCGGGCCGCATCATCGGCACGTTGCTTGGCCGTATCGCATCCCGAGTCTGATTGCCGTGAGTTGCGCGGTGGCGTTGACGGCGTATCTCGGCAATCTGCTTTTCGGCGGGATGGCTGGGCTTCTCGCCGCCGGATTGCTGGCGGTCTCTACGCTCATGACCGCCGAAGGGCGAATGGCCACCATCGATACGGTGCTATTGCTCGATATCTTGCTGGTCGAAACGGCTCTTTTGCGCGCTTTTCTCGATAGGCAAGCCGAACGTCCCACGCCCGTATCGACCGCTTTGTTATACTGGGCCGCGCTCGGATGTGGTTTGATGCTGAAGGGCCCTGTGGTGCTGATTCCTGGTTTCGGCACACTACTTGCGCTCGCCACCATTGAGCGAAGCATTGCGTGGTGGTCTCGCCTGAGGCCTGCATGGGGTTGGTTGATCATGCTGGCGATCGTGCTGCCTTGGTGCATCGCTATCGACGTCGTCAGCCATGGTAATTTCTTTTCTCGCGCGGTTGGGAATAACTTCCTCGGCAAGATCGGGCATGGCCAGCAGGCGCACGGTTCACCACCGGGATTTCATCTGGGCGTGTTTCTTTTGGCTTTTTGGCCAGGCTCGCTTTTCGCCGCATTGGCGCTGCCCGCTATCTGGCAACGCCGCGCAGAGCCATCCGTGCGTTTCCTGCTTTGTTGGATTCTGCCGCATTGGCTGATTTTCGAAGCGATTGCGACGAAACTCCCTCACTACGTTTTGCCGACATACCCCTCCATCGCCATATTGACCGCCGCTTCGCTCACACGCTGGCCACTTCAGGTGGCGCGTGCACGCTGGACGAAATGGTTGTTGGGCTTGTATGGCGTGTTGTGGGGCGTGCTGGGGCTTGCTTTCGTCGCGGCCGGAACGGTGTTGCTGTGGCGTTTGGAGCATCGGACGAACACGGGTGCGATGATTGCCGCACTTGGAGCTTTGCCTCTTTTGCTGCTCTCATTCCGCATGTTGTGGCAAGGGGATCGAACCAAGGCCGTGCTTTCTGTCATGGCGTCGGCCGTGATCGTGCATGCCGGGCTGTTCCTGACGGTCATACCCAATCTGCAAACTATCCAGCTTGCCCCGCGTGCCGCAGCACTTTTCGATGATTATCGGCCTTGCGAAGACAGCACACTCGTTTCCGTTTCCTATTCGGAGCCGAGCCTTGCTTTCCTCGTAGGCTCCAACACCAAACTGCTAGGCGTAGAGGCGGCGGCGCATTATCTGCATGACAATGGAAGCTGTGCTTTGGCTTTGGTGGATCGGCGCGACGAAGATAAATTCCGGGCGGCTATGAAAGAGCTAGGGCTAAATGTGAGTGAGTATGGCCGGGTCTCGGGATTGAATTATTCGAACGGTCATCAGCTCGATCTTGGGCTTTACGCACCCGTTGCGAATTGA
- a CDS encoding glycosyltransferase, which yields MNMRLSIVVTVLDEARNIAPVCQELASVLTHLPKETEIIFVDDGSTDDTVKELQAVRRKELPGLRILSHDRRLGKSAALRTGIEAATGHWIATLDGDGQDNPFVIIEMLGRAEAAVGPAPLVVGIRRKRNDRFSRRFATRFANGLRRRLLHDGCPDTGAPMKLFSRTMFLRIPQFEGVHRFLPALLGTYGAPLICVETKHRARLHGQSKYTNFNRALVGIRDLLGVMWLQNRTRLPLRVTER from the coding sequence ATGAATATGCGTCTCTCCATCGTTGTGACCGTGCTGGATGAGGCGCGGAACATTGCTCCGGTTTGTCAGGAACTTGCGAGCGTCCTCACGCATCTTCCTAAAGAAACGGAAATTATCTTCGTCGATGACGGCAGCACCGATGATACGGTGAAAGAGCTTCAAGCCGTCAGACGAAAAGAATTGCCCGGTCTGCGTATCCTGAGTCATGATCGGCGTCTTGGAAAGTCCGCAGCGCTACGCACGGGCATTGAAGCCGCGACCGGTCATTGGATCGCCACCTTGGATGGCGATGGGCAGGACAATCCATTCGTTATTATAGAAATGCTGGGGCGCGCCGAAGCGGCGGTGGGTCCTGCACCCTTGGTGGTCGGTATTCGGCGTAAACGTAATGATCGTTTCTCGCGGCGATTTGCGACGCGCTTTGCGAATGGTCTGCGCCGCCGATTGCTTCATGATGGCTGCCCCGATACCGGTGCGCCGATGAAGCTTTTTTCCCGCACGATGTTCCTGCGTATTCCGCAATTCGAAGGTGTGCACCGGTTCTTGCCTGCTTTGCTCGGCACTTATGGCGCGCCATTGATCTGCGTGGAAACCAAGCACCGTGCCCGGCTTCACGGGCAATCCAAATATACGAATTTCAACCGCGCTTTGGTCGGCATTCGAGATTTGCTGGGGGTGATGTGGTTGCAGAACAGAACGAGATTGCCGTTACGTGTGACCGAGCGCTGA
- a CDS encoding F0F1 ATP synthase subunit B family protein, with product MFHDQRFYVALSFILFFAIFGRKLWHAITTVLDARAEQVRSDLDEAGRLRREAEKMLEDATREREQALAEAQALIERSREEAASIAENARRDAEAVAGRREQMARDRIQASERAALREVQDTAASVAAQAVHAVLTHHLTEGNATANALLDRGIEDLPNALRASNESDANDQHAA from the coding sequence ATGTTTCATGATCAACGCTTCTATGTAGCGCTGTCCTTCATCCTGTTCTTCGCCATTTTCGGTCGCAAACTCTGGCATGCCATTACCACGGTGCTGGATGCGCGTGCTGAGCAGGTGCGTAGCGATCTTGACGAGGCCGGACGCCTGCGTCGCGAAGCCGAGAAAATGCTCGAGGATGCCACGCGGGAGCGTGAGCAAGCTCTGGCTGAAGCGCAGGCATTGATTGAGCGCTCTCGTGAGGAAGCCGCGTCGATCGCTGAAAATGCGCGTCGTGATGCAGAAGCCGTTGCGGGTCGCCGGGAACAGATGGCGCGTGACCGCATCCAGGCTTCCGAGCGTGCCGCGCTTCGCGAGGTGCAGGATACGGCGGCTTCCGTCGCGGCTCAGGCGGTGCATGCCGTGCTGACGCATCACCTGACCGAAGGCAACGCCACGGCGAATGCTCTGCTTGATCGCGGCATTGAAGATCTTCCGAACGCTCTGCGCGCGTCTAACGAATCCGACGCGAACGATCAGCACGCTGCCTGA
- a CDS encoding F0F1 ATP synthase subunit B family protein: protein MRISSRKLTVSLAIALALGSVPKGAWAAGMPQLDFTNPLLIGQIIWGAIIFAAFYIILKVSALPRIERVLTHRRNRIEGDLDIARRARDDADRAVDELRRARHEAAAQAQANIDRVVQEARTAAEAQTHEMNRRLNDDIAAAETRIAQARRDALASLPNVATDTAQALISKLLRPAGANVNVPQEAIAEAVRNGLQHRGV, encoded by the coding sequence ATGCGTATCTCGTCACGTAAGCTGACCGTCTCGCTGGCCATTGCGCTCGCGCTCGGCTCCGTGCCGAAAGGCGCATGGGCGGCCGGTATGCCGCAGCTTGATTTCACCAACCCCTTGCTGATCGGTCAGATCATTTGGGGCGCAATCATCTTCGCGGCATTCTACATCATTCTTAAAGTCTCGGCTTTGCCGCGCATCGAACGTGTGCTGACGCATCGCCGGAACCGAATCGAAGGCGATTTGGATATCGCACGCCGTGCGCGTGACGATGCCGACCGCGCCGTCGATGAGCTTCGTCGCGCCCGTCATGAGGCGGCCGCGCAGGCGCAAGCCAATATCGACCGTGTGGTTCAGGAGGCGCGTACTGCCGCCGAAGCGCAGACCCATGAAATGAACCGCCGTCTGAACGACGATATCGCAGCGGCGGAGACGCGCATTGCTCAAGCGCGTCGCGATGCGCTGGCGAGCCTGCCGAATGTCGCTACCGATACGGCGCAGGCTCTGATCAGCAAGCTGCTGCGCCCGGCTGGCGCTAACGTCAATGTTCCGCAGGAAGCGATTGCGGAGGCTGTTCGCAACGGTCTTCAGCATCGCGGCGTGTAA
- a CDS encoding ATP synthase subunit C family protein produces MDVSAAREIGAGIAVIALAGVGIGLGNIFSTLVSSIARNPAARPHVFGLGMLGFALTEAVALFALLIAFLILFV; encoded by the coding sequence ATGGACGTCTCCGCAGCTCGTGAAATTGGCGCCGGTATCGCTGTTATCGCTCTCGCGGGCGTTGGCATCGGCCTCGGCAATATCTTCTCGACCCTGGTCAGCTCGATCGCTCGTAACCCGGCGGCTCGCCCTCATGTGTTCGGTCTGGGCATGCTCGGCTTCGCTCTGACGGAAGCGGTGGCGCTGTTCGCACTGCTGATCGCATTCCTGATCCTGTTCGTTTAA
- a CDS encoding F0F1 ATP synthase subunit A — protein sequence MAAGSTIDALGQFELHPVLGQVGEALRFSQSPLFMIIGVALVLGFLYIGMRPAAVVPGRLQAAAEMGYDFIHDMAVDTMGKEGTAFFPFVFAIFFFILAGNYLGLLPYSFTFTSHIIVTFSLAILVFVVAILASLRLQGLAFFKHFMPEGAPKILAPLLIPIEILSFLSRPVSLSIRLFANMMAGHVLLEVFAGFTIMLAGLGAFGTVLAVAPVVINIALTALELLVGVLQAYVFAILTCIYLREAVAH from the coding sequence TTGGCGGCCGGATCAACGATTGACGCGCTCGGTCAGTTCGAGCTTCACCCAGTTCTCGGACAGGTGGGCGAAGCGTTGCGTTTCAGCCAATCGCCCTTGTTCATGATCATCGGCGTCGCCCTGGTTTTGGGCTTCCTGTATATCGGCATGCGCCCGGCGGCGGTCGTTCCTGGCCGCCTGCAAGCGGCGGCTGAGATGGGTTACGACTTCATCCATGATATGGCTGTCGATACGATGGGCAAGGAAGGCACAGCCTTCTTCCCGTTCGTTTTCGCCATTTTCTTCTTCATTCTCGCAGGCAACTATCTTGGCCTGCTGCCTTATTCCTTCACCTTCACCAGTCATATCATCGTGACGTTCTCGCTCGCGATCCTGGTGTTCGTGGTGGCGATCCTGGCGTCGCTGCGGTTGCAAGGTCTGGCGTTCTTCAAGCACTTCATGCCTGAAGGCGCGCCGAAAATCCTTGCCCCGCTGCTGATCCCGATCGAAATCCTTTCTTTCCTTTCCCGTCCTGTCAGCCTCTCGATCCGACTTTTCGCCAATATGATGGCCGGTCACGTGCTGCTGGAAGTTTTTGCTGGCTTCACGATCATGTTGGCTGGCCTGGGCGCGTTCGGCACGGTGCTGGCGGTGGCTCCGGTGGTCATCAATATCGCGCTGACGGCTTTGGAATTGCTGGTGGGCGTTCTGCAAGCATATGTGTTCGCCATTCTCACCTGCATCTATCTGCGCGAGGCCGTGGCTCACTAA
- a CDS encoding AtpZ/AtpI family protein — translation MSAQDDLNAASQPGDEPVSFNSRLAQAEARARGKRGKEDQSVTQDVSKADYSALGLALRAGTELVAALAVGVAIGYGLDRWLGFRALFLILFSLLGGVAGMLNVWRPVGKIGA, via the coding sequence GTGAGCGCACAGGACGACCTGAACGCGGCCTCTCAGCCCGGCGACGAACCGGTCAGCTTCAATTCGAGGCTGGCGCAGGCGGAAGCTCGGGCCCGAGGAAAGCGCGGTAAGGAAGACCAGAGCGTTACGCAGGATGTCTCCAAAGCGGATTATTCCGCTTTGGGATTGGCGCTTCGTGCGGGGACCGAACTGGTCGCGGCGCTGGCGGTGGGAGTAGCGATCGGTTACGGCCTTGATCGCTGGCTCGGGTTCCGGGCGCTCTTCCTGATTTTGTTCTCGTTGCTGGGAGGTGTGGCGGGCATGCTGAATGTCTGGCGCCCGGTCGGAAAGATCGGCGCTTGA